A DNA window from Streptomyces canus contains the following coding sequences:
- a CDS encoding DUF5133 domain-containing protein — MLRAHPSLLRELVERSERLRRRLASGGGAEVRRQLEDVTYTLCVITGTRQLDTALYVARQQLADGMRRERPLRR, encoded by the coding sequence ATGCTGAGGGCGCATCCTTCGCTCCTGCGGGAGCTCGTCGAGCGCAGCGAGAGGCTCAGGCGGCGTTTGGCGTCCGGTGGCGGCGCGGAGGTCAGGCGCCAGCTCGAGGATGTGACGTACACGCTGTGTGTGATCACAGGCACCCGTCAGTTGGACACGGCGCTGTATGTGGCCCGCCAGCAGCTGGCCGATGGGATGAGACGCGAGCGGCCTCTCCGTCGCTGA